In one window of Nocardia brasiliensis DNA:
- a CDS encoding phospholipase D-like domain-containing protein: protein MDDVRRILTPGETCWRIARAERLACIVDAAEYFRHAKSAMLQARKRIVLIGWDFDTRIKLEPREQTLDGPNRLGKFLSWLPKQRPDLDIYLLKWNVGAFAAIGRGMTPIFVVNWLTDRRLHLEMDGAHPIGSAHHQKIVVIDDALAFCGGIDMTVDRWDTSDHLDDNHYRTEPNGHRYGPWHDATTAVDGEAAKAIGELARSRWQAATGERLAPVEEIAGAQPWPDGLAPTMRAVDVGIARTLPELADRAEVREIETLYLAAIASATRSLYIESQYLASRTLAEAIAARLREPDGPEIVLVLPRHADGWLEQQTMDGARRRLLHLLWEADSEGRLGVYYPVTAAGAPIYVHAKVLVMDDRLLRVGSSNLNNRSMGFDTECDLAVEVTPDTADGAVLRQTILEIRRQLVCEHLDADSAKFDATLAETSSLLRTVEALRGPGRTLVRFEPETVAHEDSPLAENELMDPERTPPSLWDRPVLSRGLRRLKASGAVRW, encoded by the coding sequence ATGGACGACGTGCGACGCATCCTGACGCCCGGCGAGACCTGTTGGCGGATCGCGCGGGCCGAGCGGCTGGCGTGCATCGTCGACGCGGCCGAGTATTTTCGGCATGCCAAGTCCGCGATGTTGCAGGCGCGCAAGCGCATTGTGCTGATCGGGTGGGACTTCGATACCCGGATCAAGCTCGAGCCGCGCGAGCAGACCCTCGACGGGCCGAACCGGCTGGGCAAGTTCCTGTCCTGGCTGCCGAAGCAGCGCCCTGACCTCGACATCTACCTGCTGAAGTGGAATGTCGGCGCGTTCGCCGCGATCGGGCGCGGCATGACGCCGATCTTCGTCGTCAACTGGCTGACCGACCGACGGTTGCATTTGGAGATGGACGGCGCGCACCCGATCGGTTCGGCCCATCACCAGAAGATCGTGGTGATCGACGACGCGCTCGCGTTCTGCGGCGGCATCGACATGACCGTCGACCGCTGGGACACCAGCGACCACCTCGACGACAACCACTATCGCACCGAGCCGAACGGCCACCGGTACGGCCCGTGGCACGACGCGACCACCGCCGTGGACGGCGAGGCGGCGAAGGCGATCGGGGAACTGGCCCGATCCCGCTGGCAGGCGGCGACCGGTGAGCGGCTGGCACCGGTCGAGGAAATCGCCGGGGCGCAGCCGTGGCCCGACGGACTGGCGCCGACCATGCGCGCGGTGGACGTGGGCATCGCGCGGACGCTCCCTGAGCTCGCCGACCGCGCGGAGGTACGCGAGATCGAGACCCTATACCTGGCGGCGATCGCGAGCGCCACCCGGTCGCTGTACATCGAGAGCCAGTATCTGGCCTCCCGCACGCTGGCCGAGGCGATCGCCGCGCGGCTGCGCGAGCCGGACGGCCCAGAGATCGTGCTGGTGCTGCCGCGGCACGCCGACGGCTGGCTCGAACAACAAACGATGGACGGCGCCCGGCGGCGCCTGCTGCATCTGTTGTGGGAGGCCGACTCCGAGGGGCGGTTGGGCGTCTACTACCCCGTCACCGCGGCCGGTGCACCGATCTACGTGCACGCCAAGGTGCTCGTGATGGACGATCGGCTGTTGCGGGTCGGCTCGTCGAACCTCAACAACCGATCCATGGGCTTCGACACCGAATGCGATCTCGCGGTCGAGGTCACCCCCGACACCGCGGACGGCGCCGTACTGCGGCAGACCATCCTGGAGATCCGGCGCCAGCTGGTCTGCGAACATCTCGACGCCGACTCCGCGAAGTTCGACGCGACCCTCGCCGAGACCTCGTCGCTGCTGCGCACCGTCGAGGCCCTGCGCGGACCCGGCCGCACTCTGGTGCGCTTCGAGCCGGAAACCGTTGCGCACGAAGACAGTCCGCTGGCCGAGAACGAGCTGATGGACCCAGAACGCACCCCGCCGAGCCTCTGGGACCGTCCCGTGCTCAGCCGGGGGCTGCGCCGGTTGAAGGCGTCGGGCGCGGTGCGCTGGTAG
- a CDS encoding XRE family transcriptional regulator encodes MLEAMERAEEGGPALSSTDLPEPGGAGSPKEFIAALRLLKAWSGLAYRQLEGKAAASGDVLPSSTIATTLGRDTLPRERFVIAFTRACGLDGDQIKKWLDVRRYLAMRVQSPIRVVTESVPADEPDPPAEPTKAERRKHVSVWMYLIGLTVAAVIGIAGTLAVQYWVLHTHDDTVPTVSQPLPGLALADVGSWVRIQPARTPELCLAEGRDRTQRYPTAIAAQRVCSSSSPRVYLDPIDEGTVQIQWHHSRYGIGCLTVLTGGPGDNLLEPRDDCSDDNPAQQFRIEPTGPASAARFRIRTTATNHCLALRGQDTADGAEIVQGRCSGARDQEFLIHLIPPA; translated from the coding sequence ATGCTGGAAGCTATGGAGCGAGCGGAGGAGGGTGGGCCCGCCCTATCGTCGACTGACCTACCTGAGCCGGGCGGGGCCGGCTCTCCCAAAGAATTCATCGCCGCATTGCGGCTGTTGAAGGCTTGGTCCGGGTTGGCCTACCGGCAATTGGAAGGCAAGGCCGCGGCGTCCGGGGATGTGCTGCCGTCCAGCACGATCGCGACCACACTCGGGCGCGACACCCTGCCGAGGGAAAGGTTCGTCATCGCGTTCACCCGGGCGTGCGGACTCGACGGCGACCAGATCAAGAAGTGGCTCGATGTCCGGCGGTATCTCGCGATGCGCGTGCAGTCGCCGATCCGCGTTGTCACCGAGAGCGTGCCAGCCGACGAGCCGGATCCGCCCGCCGAGCCAACGAAAGCGGAACGGCGAAAACATGTTTCGGTATGGATGTACCTGATCGGCCTCACCGTGGCCGCGGTGATCGGCATCGCGGGGACACTGGCCGTGCAGTACTGGGTGTTGCACACGCACGACGACACGGTCCCCACGGTGAGCCAACCGCTACCGGGGCTGGCCCTCGCCGACGTGGGCAGCTGGGTACGCATCCAACCGGCTCGCACGCCTGAACTGTGCCTTGCCGAAGGGCGCGACCGCACCCAGCGCTACCCCACCGCCATCGCTGCTCAGCGCGTCTGTTCGTCGTCCTCGCCGCGGGTCTACCTCGACCCGATCGACGAGGGGACGGTCCAGATCCAATGGCACCACTCGAGATACGGCATCGGCTGCCTCACCGTCCTGACCGGCGGACCGGGCGACAACCTGCTCGAACCCCGAGACGACTGCTCCGACGACAATCCCGCCCAGCAGTTCCGGATCGAGCCGACGGGCCCCGCGAGCGCGGCCCGCTTCCGCATCCGCACCACCGCCACGAATCACTGTCTGGCGCTGCGTGGTCAAGACACCGCCGACGGCGCCGAGATCGTCCAGGGCCGCTGTTCAGGTGCCCGTGACCAGGAGTTCCTGATCCACCTGATCCCACCCGCATAA
- a CDS encoding FAD-dependent oxidoreductase yields the protein MNARASIHHEWQVVVVGAGNAGLCAGIAALQAGADSVVVLETAPKDLRGGNSALTKSVRFPWHDRSYIAALLDEADERRVEALLAGRREYTEDDYLDDWLRVSGSQVDAALIESIIHRANSALSWMHGLGQRWVPRQNPLPGDVPVVFDGGGQGLQDRNFDQYERLGGVVYYENQVTGIEPATAGKYRLLGSGSAFPLVCDALILASGGFEGNAQLRGHHLGSHWRDVKLRGVPFNDGLPMAAAIALGADTAGNWRKCHTTPQGIGLPSYLLPGQMSRSHELTRYAFPRGIVVNRGGRRFFDECAEYSNLAYVTLGQKIMEQPGKIAFQIFDSKVINAGGLPDSYFSDPASLITPSLEDGARQLSIDAGALRDEVDRLNGDEHAVTHIDTPPYLFVPVVAGLTFTYGGLSVTEEAEVRGGGEPIDGLYAAGVIVGGLYDQGYPAGTGLMAGAVLGRAAGTNAAEYARRAEAV from the coding sequence GTGAATGCCCGAGCAAGTATTCATCACGAATGGCAGGTCGTTGTCGTCGGGGCGGGAAATGCTGGCCTGTGTGCGGGAATCGCGGCGCTGCAGGCAGGCGCGGACTCGGTCGTGGTCCTCGAAACCGCGCCGAAGGACCTGCGCGGCGGCAACAGCGCGTTGACCAAGAGCGTGCGGTTCCCTTGGCACGACCGGTCTTACATCGCCGCGCTGCTCGACGAGGCCGACGAGCGCCGGGTCGAGGCACTGCTCGCCGGGCGGCGCGAGTACACCGAGGACGACTACCTCGACGACTGGCTGCGTGTTTCGGGCAGCCAGGTGGATGCCGCACTCATCGAGTCGATCATTCATCGGGCCAACAGCGCGCTCTCCTGGATGCACGGGCTCGGTCAGCGCTGGGTGCCGCGCCAGAACCCGCTGCCCGGCGATGTTCCGGTGGTATTCGACGGCGGCGGTCAGGGCCTGCAGGACCGCAATTTCGACCAGTACGAGCGGCTCGGCGGCGTCGTCTACTACGAGAACCAGGTAACCGGTATAGAACCCGCCACGGCCGGGAAGTACCGGCTGCTCGGTTCCGGCTCGGCGTTCCCGCTCGTCTGCGACGCGCTGATCCTCGCGTCCGGCGGCTTCGAGGGCAACGCGCAGTTGCGCGGACATCACCTGGGCAGTCACTGGCGCGATGTGAAGTTGCGTGGCGTGCCGTTCAACGACGGACTCCCCATGGCCGCCGCTATCGCATTGGGCGCGGACACCGCGGGCAACTGGCGTAAGTGCCACACCACGCCGCAGGGCATCGGATTGCCCAGTTACCTGTTGCCCGGCCAGATGTCGCGATCGCATGAGCTGACCCGCTATGCCTTCCCGCGCGGCATCGTCGTCAACCGGGGCGGTCGGCGCTTCTTCGACGAATGCGCCGAGTACAGCAATCTGGCCTATGTCACGCTCGGGCAGAAGATCATGGAACAGCCAGGCAAGATCGCCTTCCAGATCTTCGACAGCAAGGTGATCAACGCGGGTGGGCTGCCCGACAGCTATTTCAGTGACCCGGCGTCGCTCATCACCCCCTCGCTCGAGGACGGCGCTCGGCAGCTTTCCATCGATGCGGGCGCACTGCGCGACGAGGTCGATCGGCTCAACGGTGACGAGCACGCGGTCACGCATATCGACACGCCGCCTTACCTTTTCGTCCCGGTGGTCGCCGGCTTGACCTTCACCTACGGCGGACTCTCGGTGACCGAGGAGGCCGAGGTGCGCGGCGGCGGGGAACCGATCGACGGACTCTATGCCGCGGGGGTGATCGTCGGCGGGCTCTACGACCAGGGATATCCGGCGGGCACCGGGCTGATGGCGGGCGCGGTACTCGGCCGCGCGGCGGGCACCAATGCGGCCGAGTACGCCCGGCGTGCCGAGGCGGTCTGA
- a CDS encoding Gfo/Idh/MocA family oxidoreductase, whose amino-acid sequence MRIAVIGLGMIGARHAEYFGQAGHEVVTVDRRGGADFDHLAAVPDPSEVAAWVVATPTATHLPVVTEILRGRPDARILLEKPACYPAELPDLARLGRQYPQARIIVNDVYAYSAAVRQFAESVREFGRADEPKKITIEFTKNREHDIANGRFVDTRYGEAGYEFFHMLSILRSILPPERYRRYLRTEPVSITPEMRVRTRATDLPEIELYASSKGDIGHADLAGFAFPGDLARDCLRHSLVPYGAEFRYRFADVELASGRHVTLVFEPHFGVAHDYKNLHAVYIRDAVMRQQFTLCGNHFKEGLLIQLDLLCGTVTPVPPMRLPEHRFMAALGSRFINI is encoded by the coding sequence ATGCGCATCGCGGTAATCGGTTTGGGCATGATCGGCGCGCGGCACGCCGAGTACTTCGGACAGGCAGGGCACGAGGTGGTCACCGTCGATCGGCGCGGTGGCGCGGATTTCGATCACTTGGCAGCGGTACCGGACCCGTCGGAGGTGGCGGCGTGGGTGGTCGCGACCCCGACGGCCACCCATCTTCCGGTGGTCACCGAGATCCTGCGTGGCAGGCCGGACGCGCGCATCCTGCTCGAGAAGCCGGCCTGTTATCCCGCCGAACTGCCCGACCTCGCCAGGCTGGGCCGGCAATACCCGCAGGCACGCATCATCGTCAACGACGTCTACGCCTACAGCGCGGCGGTCCGCCAGTTCGCCGAGTCGGTCCGGGAATTCGGCCGAGCGGACGAGCCGAAGAAGATCACCATCGAGTTCACCAAGAACCGCGAGCACGACATCGCGAACGGCAGATTCGTCGACACGCGATACGGCGAGGCGGGCTACGAGTTCTTCCACATGCTGAGCATTCTGCGCTCGATTCTCCCGCCCGAGCGGTATCGGCGGTATCTGCGCACCGAGCCCGTCTCGATCACACCCGAGATGCGGGTGCGCACGAGGGCGACGGACCTGCCCGAGATCGAGCTCTACGCCTCGTCCAAGGGCGATATCGGGCACGCCGACCTGGCCGGCTTCGCTTTCCCCGGTGACCTGGCGCGCGACTGCCTGCGGCACTCGCTGGTGCCCTACGGCGCCGAATTCCGTTATCGCTTCGCCGATGTGGAACTCGCCTCCGGCAGGCATGTGACGTTGGTATTCGAGCCGCACTTCGGCGTCGCGCACGACTACAAGAACCTGCACGCCGTCTATATCCGTGATGCCGTCATGCGGCAGCAATTCACGCTCTGCGGAAACCATTTCAAGGAGGGGCTGCTCATCCAACTGGATCTGTTGTGCGGCACCGTGACACCCGTGCCCCCGATGCGACTTCCGGAGCATCGGTTCATGGCGGCTCTCGGTAGTCGATTCATCAATATCTGA
- a CDS encoding UDP-glucose dehydrogenase family protein has translation MNAVFNSDIAVIGAGYVGLTTAVCLASLGHRVVCADVDPAKIETLSGGASTIAEPGMCELVVDGLAAGRLSFVLGASAAVTGAEFVILCVPTPMGADGAADLSTLESVIAEVRHQLAPGCVVVNKSTVPVGSTVRINGLIDRDDVSVVSNPEFLREGSAVSDFLNPDRIVVGSSDPEAAHKVAALYDRLAAPVLVTGAASAELIKYAANCYLATRLSYVNAIAELCESFGADIGDVTAGMGYDQRIGNQFLRPGPGWGGSCLPKDTHALLRSAEAVGCEFPLLRAAIDTNARQRELVVDKVRSAVGGSLAGARIGMFGLTFKAGTDDLRDSPALAIAERLAAEGADVRAYDPSVRDAVPGVTGRVRVMETAYHAAHGAAAVMLLTEWPEFRDLDWKRVACLLDGRSVIDTRNHLDPIVLHLAGLSCERVGRASRKLTDLGLAG, from the coding sequence ATGAATGCTGTGTTCAATTCTGATATCGCTGTCATCGGCGCCGGCTACGTCGGACTGACGACGGCGGTGTGCTTGGCCTCGCTGGGACATCGCGTGGTGTGCGCGGACGTCGATCCGGCGAAGATCGAAACCTTGTCCGGCGGTGCCTCCACCATCGCGGAACCGGGGATGTGTGAACTGGTCGTGGACGGATTGGCCGCCGGGCGACTGAGCTTCGTGCTCGGCGCGAGCGCGGCGGTCACCGGCGCCGAGTTCGTCATCCTGTGCGTGCCGACCCCGATGGGCGCCGACGGTGCCGCGGACCTGAGCACGTTGGAGTCCGTCATCGCGGAGGTGCGCCACCAGCTGGCGCCGGGCTGTGTCGTGGTGAACAAGTCGACGGTGCCCGTCGGGAGCACGGTGCGGATCAACGGGCTGATCGACCGGGACGACGTCTCGGTCGTCTCCAACCCCGAGTTCCTGCGCGAAGGATCGGCGGTCAGCGACTTCCTGAATCCCGACCGGATCGTGGTCGGCTCGAGCGATCCCGAAGCGGCGCACAAGGTCGCGGCGCTGTACGACCGGCTCGCTGCCCCGGTGCTGGTGACCGGTGCGGCGAGTGCGGAGCTGATCAAATACGCGGCGAACTGCTACCTGGCCACGCGGCTGTCCTACGTGAACGCCATCGCGGAGTTGTGCGAATCCTTCGGTGCGGATATCGGCGACGTCACCGCGGGCATGGGCTACGACCAGCGCATCGGTAACCAGTTCCTCCGTCCGGGCCCGGGGTGGGGCGGATCGTGTCTGCCCAAGGACACCCACGCCCTGCTGCGTTCGGCGGAGGCGGTCGGTTGCGAGTTCCCGCTGCTGCGGGCGGCCATCGACACCAACGCCCGCCAGCGCGAGCTCGTCGTGGACAAGGTGCGTTCGGCGGTCGGCGGCAGCCTGGCCGGGGCGCGAATCGGCATGTTCGGCTTGACCTTCAAAGCCGGCACCGACGACCTGCGGGACTCCCCGGCGTTGGCGATCGCGGAGCGGCTGGCCGCCGAGGGTGCGGACGTGCGCGCCTACGATCCGAGCGTGCGCGACGCGGTGCCCGGCGTCACCGGTCGGGTGCGGGTCATGGAGACCGCCTACCACGCGGCGCATGGCGCGGCGGCGGTCATGCTGCTCACCGAGTGGCCCGAGTTCCGCGACCTCGACTGGAAGCGAGTCGCCTGCCTGCTCGACGGCCGTTCCGTCATCGACACGCGAAACCACTTGGACCCCATCGTCCTTCACCTGGCGGGTCTGTCGTGTGAACGCGTCGGCCGAGCCAGTCGGAAGCTGACCGATCTGGGTCTTGCCGGCTGA
- a CDS encoding CAP domain-containing protein, with protein sequence MKYRIITALGLAAVSSVALTACPGTSSVPGSNLLDLINQRRAAVHCDPVSGDDQLRVAAERHAVDIRDHPEHFGPPGTDPPLADIHTGTDNTDGGARITAARYAPLVRWGEIIYWAGGPPGNTPQATVDWWMQSDGHRPHIENCAYTHAGIGLLYPGGTQWIAVVDFASH encoded by the coding sequence ATGAAGTATCGAATCATTACCGCGCTCGGGCTGGCCGCAGTCTCGAGTGTCGCGCTCACCGCATGTCCGGGCACGTCCAGTGTGCCGGGCTCGAATCTGCTCGATCTGATCAATCAGAGGCGGGCGGCCGTGCACTGCGACCCGGTGTCGGGGGACGATCAGTTACGGGTCGCGGCCGAACGGCACGCCGTCGATATCCGGGACCATCCGGAACACTTCGGGCCGCCTGGAACGGATCCACCGCTGGCCGACATCCACACGGGCACCGACAACACCGACGGCGGGGCACGGATCACCGCGGCGCGCTACGCCCCGTTGGTCCGCTGGGGCGAGATCATCTACTGGGCCGGCGGACCACCGGGAAACACCCCGCAAGCCACCGTCGACTGGTGGATGCAGAGCGACGGCCACCGGCCACATATCGAGAACTGCGCCTATACCCACGCCGGCATCGGACTCCTCTACCCCGGCGGCACCCAGTGGATCGCGGTGGTGGACTTCGCCTCCCACTGA
- the aztA gene encoding zinc ABC transporter ATP-binding protein AztA, protein MSPTPDPIAIRLRGLFAGYPGRAVLHDVSADIPAGKVTALVGPNGSGKSTLLAVLAGVLAPTAGTLWHTSQHRPAYVVQHTSVPPTLPITVRETVRMGRWAHRGPWRRLTRADRGIVDDCLVRLDLADLATRRLDDLSGGQRQRVLLARALAQEAEVLLLDEPAAGLDSRTQQAISQILRDISATGVTVVQATHDPDEAARADHHLTLRTGKLLPLEHTRRSDSA, encoded by the coding sequence ATGTCCCCTACTCCCGACCCCATCGCGATCCGGCTGCGCGGGTTGTTCGCCGGCTATCCCGGCCGCGCCGTCCTGCACGACGTGAGCGCCGACATTCCCGCGGGCAAGGTCACCGCCCTGGTCGGGCCGAACGGTTCCGGAAAGTCGACGCTGCTCGCCGTCCTCGCCGGGGTGCTCGCGCCGACCGCGGGGACGCTCTGGCACACCTCGCAGCACCGTCCCGCGTACGTGGTGCAACACACGAGCGTGCCGCCGACGCTGCCGATCACCGTGCGCGAGACGGTGCGCATGGGACGGTGGGCGCATCGCGGCCCATGGCGACGGCTGACCCGGGCCGATCGCGGCATCGTCGACGACTGCCTCGTCCGCCTCGACCTCGCCGATCTGGCCACCCGCCGGCTCGACGACCTGTCCGGCGGTCAACGGCAGCGCGTTCTGCTCGCCCGCGCCCTCGCCCAAGAAGCGGAGGTGCTCCTCCTCGACGAGCCCGCCGCCGGCCTGGATTCCCGTACCCAGCAAGCGATCTCACAGATCCTGCGCGACATCAGCGCCACCGGCGTGACCGTCGTCCAAGCGACCCACGACCCCGACGAAGCCGCCCGCGCCGACCATCACCTCACCCTCCGCACCGGCAAACTCCTCCCCCTCGAGCACACCCGCCGATCCGACAGCGCCTAG
- the aztB gene encoding zinc ABC transporter permease AztB — MEWLFAPFEVAFVQRALWGGLLVSAICALAGTWVVVRGMAFLGDAMAHGMLPGVAAASLLGGNLLIGATISCAAMALGVSALGRNRRLSADTGIGLLFVGMLAAGVVMVSRSQSFAADLTGFLFGDVFAVRTTDLVFLVFAVAIAGMVAVLGHRAFVASTFDPRTAHTLGLRPRLAHVTLVGLVTLAIVASFHIVGTLLVFGLLIAPPAAATYWADRIPTVMALAALLGGLATVLGLLISWHAGTAGGATIAAVAVGLFFLSALAAVLRDRLRGKGVRAAAATASALAVLPLAGCGTPTEAPGTVETPHGYVAGAQETAEPQSRLVLADRGTGAIQVLDLTTEQVADSGTADSVREIAGDGRYGYVSAANSTRIVDSGGWMVDHGDHVHYYRAPIRDLGTVEGQVRAAYSDPVVAALQLDGGATMVLDRAALDQGSIVERVRIADGAAVPYAEHLLVATGAGVRVRTRDNAAVTDITEPCPDPRGQAVTRRGVVFGCADGALVVTRQNETFVGEKIRYPRESAERATVFTHRRGSATLTAPAGQQGLWLLDVRKRRWTLAPVGPVVAVNTAGEGASILTLTRDGTLHGIDAETGGETARVALLEPLAADAPVPVILVDTNRAYVNDAPRRQVYEIAYNDNLRLARTFGVGLAPTDMVATGE, encoded by the coding sequence ATGGAATGGCTGTTCGCCCCGTTCGAGGTGGCATTTGTGCAACGGGCGCTCTGGGGCGGCCTGCTGGTCTCGGCGATCTGCGCCTTGGCTGGGACGTGGGTGGTGGTGCGCGGCATGGCCTTTCTGGGCGACGCGATGGCGCACGGCATGCTGCCCGGCGTCGCGGCGGCATCGCTGCTCGGCGGCAACCTGCTGATCGGGGCCACGATCAGTTGTGCCGCAATGGCTTTGGGTGTATCGGCCTTGGGCCGCAATCGGCGGCTCTCGGCCGATACCGGCATCGGGTTGCTGTTCGTCGGCATGCTGGCGGCGGGTGTCGTCATGGTGTCGCGTTCCCAGTCGTTCGCAGCGGATCTGACCGGTTTCCTGTTCGGTGACGTATTCGCCGTGCGAACAACGGATCTGGTGTTTCTCGTGTTCGCGGTGGCGATCGCGGGAATGGTCGCCGTGCTCGGCCATCGTGCGTTCGTGGCCTCCACCTTCGACCCGCGCACCGCGCACACCCTCGGACTGCGCCCGCGGCTCGCGCACGTGACGCTGGTCGGCCTTGTGACGCTGGCCATCGTGGCGTCGTTCCACATCGTCGGGACATTGCTGGTTTTCGGGCTGCTCATCGCGCCACCGGCGGCCGCGACGTACTGGGCCGACCGGATTCCGACCGTGATGGCGCTCGCGGCACTGCTCGGCGGGCTGGCCACGGTGCTGGGGCTGCTGATCTCCTGGCATGCCGGTACGGCGGGCGGTGCGACCATCGCCGCGGTGGCGGTGGGTCTGTTCTTCCTGTCCGCGCTGGCTGCGGTGCTACGTGATCGGCTGCGCGGCAAGGGGGTTCGCGCGGCCGCAGCCACGGCGAGCGCGCTGGCCGTGTTACCGCTGGCCGGGTGCGGGACACCCACCGAGGCGCCGGGCACCGTCGAGACGCCGCACGGCTATGTGGCGGGTGCGCAGGAGACGGCCGAGCCGCAGTCGCGGTTGGTCCTCGCCGATCGCGGCACCGGGGCGATCCAGGTCTTGGATCTGACCACCGAGCAGGTGGCGGATTCGGGCACGGCCGATAGCGTGCGCGAGATCGCGGGCGACGGCCGCTACGGCTATGTGAGCGCGGCGAATTCGACGCGCATCGTGGACAGTGGCGGCTGGATGGTCGATCACGGTGACCACGTGCACTACTACCGCGCCCCGATCCGCGATCTCGGCACCGTCGAGGGGCAGGTGCGCGCCGCGTACAGCGATCCCGTGGTGGCCGCGCTGCAACTCGACGGGGGTGCGACGATGGTGTTGGATCGCGCCGCGCTCGATCAAGGATCGATCGTCGAGCGAGTCAGGATCGCCGACGGCGCCGCCGTTCCGTACGCTGAGCACCTGCTGGTCGCGACCGGTGCTGGGGTGCGGGTGCGCACCCGCGACAACGCGGCGGTCACCGATATCACCGAACCGTGCCCCGACCCGCGCGGGCAGGCGGTGACGCGACGCGGCGTCGTATTCGGTTGCGCCGACGGCGCTCTCGTCGTGACCCGGCAGAACGAGACCTTCGTCGGCGAGAAGATCCGCTACCCGCGGGAGTCCGCCGAAAGGGCGACTGTCTTCACACATCGTCGCGGCAGCGCGACGCTCACCGCCCCGGCGGGACAGCAGGGATTGTGGCTGCTCGACGTGCGCAAGCGGCGCTGGACGCTGGCGCCGGTCGGCCCGGTCGTCGCGGTGAACACGGCGGGCGAGGGCGCGTCGATCCTCACGCTGACCCGGGACGGCACGCTGCACGGTATCGATGCCGAAACCGGCGGGGAGACAGCTCGAGTCGCGTTGCTCGAACCCCTCGCGGCGGACGCCCCGGTCCCGGTGATCCTGGTCGACACCAACCGGGCCTACGTCAACGACGCGCCGCGGCGGCAGGTCTACGAGATCGCCTACAACGACAACCTGCGCTTGGCCCGCACCTTCGGTGTCGGCCTTGCCCCGACCGACATGGTGGCGACCGGCGAATGA